A genomic window from Glycine soja cultivar W05 chromosome 10, ASM419377v2, whole genome shotgun sequence includes:
- the LOC114369159 gene encoding cysteine and histidine-rich domain-containing protein RAR1-like, whose protein sequence is MEKTAVKVRCQRIGCDAMFSEDDNPDGCCRYHDSGPIFHDGTKEWSCCKKRSHDFSLFLEIPGCKTGKHTTVKQVITPVKKNTMPSPTAVCSTNASSKDSCPRCQQGFFCSDHGSQSKPANIIGDKAANLAGDASVDNNSSVHAPKPKKIVDINEPQVCKNKGCGQTFKEKDNHDTACSYHPGPAVFHDRMRGWKCCDIHVKEFDEFMSIPPCAKGWHNADPES, encoded by the exons ATGGAGAAGACAGCAGTTAAAGTTCGATGCCAGAGGATTGGGTGCGACGCCATGTTCTCCGAGGACGACAACCCCGACGGTTGCTGTCGATACCATGATTcg GGA CCTATATTTCATGACGGGACAAAAGAATGGAGTTGTTGCAAGAAAAGAAGTCATGATTTTAGCTTGTTTTTGGAAATTCCAGG ATGCAAGACAGGAAAACATACAACAGTTAAGCAAGTAATTACACCAGTGAAGAAGAACACCATGCCTTCTCCAACCGCTGTTTGTTCAACCAATGCATCATCAAAGGACTCTTGTCCCAGATGTCAGCAGGGTTTCTTTTGCTCAGATCATG GCTCACAAAGCAAACCTGCAAATATTATTGGAGACAAGGCCGCAAATCTGGCTGGAGATGCATCTGTTGATAACAATTCAAGTGTTCATGCTCCGAAACCTAAGAAGATAGTTGATATAAATGAGCCACAAGTATGTAAAAATAAAGGATGCGGTCAAACTTTCAAGGAAAAGGATAATCATGACACTGCTTGCAGCTACCACCCTGGCCCTGCTGTTTTTCATGACCGGATGAGAGGG TGGAAGTGCTGTGATATTCATGTAAAAGAATTTGATGAGTTTATGAGCATTCCTCCGTGCGCAAAGGGATGGCATAATGCGGATCCAGAGTCCTGA